A window of Glycine soja cultivar W05 chromosome 2, ASM419377v2, whole genome shotgun sequence genomic DNA:
CAGACTTTTctataagaaattaaatattaaatcccTAAATTCATCTCCGAAGGAAGCCAACCGACCAACAACAATAAAAGGGGAAAACAAAAACTGTGCATTCAATTCGATTGATTCACAAATAGCAACTCCTTTTCCTAATCAACACGAACACAACACACACAGAGAAAGATGGATTTTGAACTGAGAAGAGCGAGAGAGAAGCTTGAGAAAGAGCAGAGGGAGAGGAAGGAAAGAGCAAGATTGAAGCTTCTGAAGGAAAAGAAGGCCAAAGAAGAGGCTCAGAAGCAAAAAGAAGCCATCGAAGCTGTTCAAAGATCTCGTCGTATTGATGCCGCCCAAGCTCAACTCAAGGTATCCATCCATTTCCTTCTCACTCTTTTCTAAAGGGTGATCTCTCATTATTATGATTGATTTCTCTGTATTGAATTTGTTGAGGATATGAGATGTACAATTTTGATTGTTCCCCAAAGATATTAACTTTGAAGAAAACACATGTAGGGTACGTGAAATTGATGACTTGTGTTCCACCCCTTTTGCCATctccaacttttttttctttttggctgTTCAGTATGTTCTGTCTACCTTTTGCAACGATCAGACCACGTAAATTGTCCGATCATGCCCTGTTATTGTTATGAGTATCTCACTCAGCAAACTTATTCTTCAGTTTGTTCTTGTTGTGTAAGGGCAAGTGTAATACAATTTCTCCTTTTTTCATGGTTTTGATGTCTATGCAGCAGCACCATCGGTTTTATGATTCCTGATTTACTACCTTTGCACCTTTTTTTTCAGTGAATAACTTTTGGACCCTTTAAATTATATGGTTGTTAGaatgtttttctttatcttgTATACAACGTGATTTGGCAATTGTATTCATTGAGAAGTTCTAATTCTGGACTATTAGAAATGGGCAAGCACCTAAATAGGGTTGTGATGTAGTATTGTGGTTTGATGGTCAAGTCTTCAAAAGTTGTGTATTAAGAAAGAGCTAGTAGGTACCAAACAACcttttcactcaaaagcttgaGATGTGAGGTGATGGCCTAGAAAGAGTTTAGTGTCTAACATTGCCCTTCAAGCAATAACCCTTTGAGGTTGAAGTAAGGCATAGGATAGGTCCATCATATATTGTGCTTGAATGTAATTTGGCTGGAATAATGGGGCATTATATTATCAAGCATGGAACTCTTGATCAGTTTATCAAAGAGTATTCAATACCATGTTGAGTAACCATAACCAAAAGGATTAAAGCTATCAAGTACATGAACATGAATGATTTTTAATCTGTAACAATCAGTTGCAATGTTACCAAGCAACAACCAGTTGGTGTGATGTTTATTTTAACCCTTAAATGatattgaaacttagtcttgtAATATTTAATCCCACTACTGTCAAAAATAAACTTGCTAATCTTCATATACACAGATGTTTACCATTCCTTCCAGCACAAAATTTGTGGCTGCAAACACTTCCTTTTTTGTCTATATTATTgatgtgaaaaataataaatgattccCTTCATTTACCTTGCTAAATTCAGGCTGACCAACAGATGCAAGAAAACCTACTTGCTGGCAGAGGAATAGTGTTTTACCGACTACTAGAGGCTTTTTTTTATGAAGGTGCTGGAGATAAGATCAAGCTACCTCCTTCTTGCTTTGCAGAACTGTCTGAGCAGGGTACTTTTGACAAGGGACAGGGACCCTTATACTTTCAGTTGTCGTTAGTTCATGAAGAAAGCACTTCAAGCATCCAAACTACTGATAAAGAGAAACAGGGGAGGACCACCCATTCAGGAGTTTTAGAATTCACTGCTGATGAAGGTTCAGTGGGTCTTCCTCCTCATGTATGGAATAATTTGTTTTCTGAAGGCACTCTAAAAGCTCCATTAGTTGAAGTCCGCTATGTTTGGCTTCCAAAAGGGACATATGCAAAACTTCAACCTGAAAGAGTAGGATTTTCCGACTTGCCCAATCATAAGGCTATCCTCGAAACATGTCTTCGGCAGCATGCTACTCTTTCTCAAGGTGACATTTTAACTGTAAACTATGGAGAACTTGCTTACAAATTAAGGGTCCTTGAGTTAAAACCTTCTTCAAGCGTATCTGTTTTAGAAACAGATATTGAAGTTGACATAGTTGATCCTGATACATCTTCAGAAAAGACAGATGAGCATGTTTTAATGCCACTTGTATTCGGAATGTCACAAATTGGAACAGTAGAAGAAGGAAAGTTTGTGTATTACAAATTTTCCGTAGACAATGTAACTTGGGAGAAACTTTCTTCTGGGAATTCTTGTGTTGAGTTAAAATTAGAATCAGAGACAGATGGGGGGGACACTGATCTTTTCATCTCCAGACATCCTCTCATATTTCCTACACGACACCAGCATGAGTGGTCTTCTCATGATATTGGCTCAAAGACTTTGATTCTTAGCTCTAAAGATAAAAACATGGGTGCAGGGACTTACAGCATTGGTGTATATGGCTTCAAGGGAATTACCAGGTATAAAATATCAGTTGTGGTCCAGGATAACTTCAACCAAAATGTTGGTCAGCAAGCATCATCTTCCGTGTCATCTATGGAACTGGACACTGAACAATGTAGGAACTGCAAGCATTATATACCCAGTAGGACTATTGCACTACATGAAGCTTACTGTAGCAGGCACAATGTTGTTTGTCAGCATGCTGGCTGTGGAGTTGTTCTTAGGATTGAGGAGTCCAAGAACCACATTCACTGTGACAGAtgtgatcaggcgttccagcagGTAGAATTAGAAAAGCACATGAAAGTTTTTCATGAGCCACTTCACTGCCCTTGTGGAATAATCCTCGAGAAAGAGCAAATGGTGAGTTTCATGTCTCCTACCCTTTCTTGCTAGttttgtgtgtgcgtgtgtttcTTTCTGAATaaattgttttaacttttttggTAGGTGGAGCATCAAGCTTC
This region includes:
- the LOC114400388 gene encoding uncharacterized protein LOC114400388 codes for the protein MDFELRRAREKLEKEQRERKERARLKLLKEKKAKEEAQKQKEAIEAVQRSRRIDAAQAQLKADQQMQENLLAGRGIVFYRLLEAFFYEGAGDKIKLPPSCFAELSEQGTFDKGQGPLYFQLSLVHEESTSSIQTTDKEKQGRTTHSGVLEFTADEGSVGLPPHVWNNLFSEGTLKAPLVEVRYVWLPKGTYAKLQPERVGFSDLPNHKAILETCLRQHATLSQGDILTVNYGELAYKLRVLELKPSSSVSVLETDIEVDIVDPDTSSEKTDEHVLMPLVFGMSQIGTVEEGKFVYYKFSVDNVTWEKLSSGNSCVELKLESETDGGDTDLFISRHPLIFPTRHQHEWSSHDIGSKTLILSSKDKNMGAGTYSIGVYGFKGITRYKISVVVQDNFNQNVGQQASSSVSSMELDTEQCRNCKHYIPSRTIALHEAYCSRHNVVCQHAGCGVVLRIEESKNHIHCDRCDQAFQQVELEKHMKVFHEPLHCPCGIILEKEQMVEHQASVCPLRLITCRFCGDMVQAGSSAMDVRDRLRGLSEHESICGSRTAPCDSCGRSVMLKDMDIHQVAVHQKG